One genomic region from Bradysia coprophila strain Holo2 unplaced genomic scaffold, BU_Bcop_v1 contig_176, whole genome shotgun sequence encodes:
- the LOC119075056 gene encoding uncharacterized protein LOC119075056 yields the protein MVLDECCFQFDGKFYRQVFGSPMGSPASPVFADLVMEILEDDVIRKLKFKLPFYWRFVDDIITAVPADKVNETKAEFNRYNEHIQFTVEEEQDCRISFLEVLCIRDGRSIKTDWYHKDTWSGRYLNFKSHLPSSYKRNTVTLLTQKIFLLSEPEFHNKNLDLLREILRKNLYPIGLVESLMKVTKEKFDKNEKALPKEKLPIVAVPYVKGLFEKLKNICKNDVMLIGKGDNTLKKSVFSKLKDPTPKMKQSHVVYSIPCSCGCKYVGQTLQYLKSRTGQHKYNIGISNNEHSALCDHAISTGHTPLWEDVKIVYRESNQKKRDILEMIAIKKTPNCLNKQTDCIFLPSSYSNII from the coding sequence ATGGTACTTGATGAATGCTGCTTTCAATTTGATGGGAAATTCTATCGTCAAGTGTTTGGTTCTCCAATGGGATCACCTGCCAGCCCAGTTTTCGCAGATTTAGTCATGGAGATTTTAGAAGATGATGTTATTCGAAAgctgaaattcaaattacctTTCTACTGGCGGTTTGTTGATGACATCATAACAGCTGTTCCGGCAGACAAAGTTAATGAGACTAAAGCTGAATTTAACAGATATAATGAACACATCCAATTCACCGTTGAAGAAGAACAGGATTGTAGAATATCCTTCTTAGAAGTGTTATGCATACGTGATGGCCGCAGCATTAAAACTGATTGGTATCATAAAGACACATGGTCTGGCCGGTATCTTAATTTCAAGTCGCACTTACCTTCGTCCTACAAACGCAACACCGTTACACTTTTGACGCAAAAGATTTTCCTCCTTTCCGAACCTgaatttcacaacaaaaatttggatttgttaAGAGAAATCCTCAGAAAAAATCTTTACCCAATTGGATTAGTTGAGAGTTTAATGAAAGTGACCAAAGAAAAGTTTGACAAGAATGAAAAAGCGCTACCGAAAGAAAAACTTCCTATAGTTGCAGTACCTTATGTTAAAGGGTTGTTTGAAAAGCTGAAGAACATATGCAAGAATGACGTTATGCTGATTGGTAAAGGAGACAACACCCTAAAGAAGTCagttttcagtaaattgaaaGATCCGACACCGAAGATGAAACAGTCACATGTTGTCTATTCGATTCCATGTAGTTGTGGATGTAAATATGTTGGCCAGACTTTACAGTATTTGAAGTCTAGAACTGGTCAGCATAAATATAACATAGGCATCAGTAACAATGAACATAGCGCATTATGTGATCATGCAATTTCTACTGGTCACACGCCGCTATGGGAAGATGTTAAAATTGTCTATCGAGAAAGTAATCAAAAGAAGAGAGACATTCTAGAAATgattgcgataaaaaagacaCCGAATTGTCTCAACAAACAGACTGATTGCATATTCTTGCCGTCGTCGTACAGTAACATTATCTGA
- the LOC119075057 gene encoding tetraspanin-33-like has translation MEEETTSVTLKKSLQSSKDFVGQKYHNLTDFITKTYTVNKDKGRTKRLKITCVKYALIFMDIAYLLTSLVMINIGVFSRIVYVNFRSVYQFEMLPICWIATGAILLFVSIFGLIGAFNESNISTNIFGVLLTIVFVIQISSAIYAFQFIGQSQWIASTTTEGLMNWHLTYNDNPLIMDWIQRHYKCCGSDGPIDWSQYYPYKQARSYGYSSYYASSTTESTPLSYRMPSSCCVDESNYNNLSCDKYYQNGCTIHVREMISATTMIVGSVALVIAVFEVLGIAFAFAAARIFRKTKSLAEMQLYDVIGNSTANREQTSKAGESLETI, from the exons atggaGGAAGAAACCACATCAGTAACCTTGAAAAAGTCACTACAATCATCGAAAGATTTTGTTGGGCAAAAATATCATAATCTGACCGATTTCATCACCAAAACGTATACGGTAAATAAAGACAAGGGACGCACCAAGAGACTGAAAATTACATGTGTCAAATATGCTCTAATATTCATGGACATTGCCTATTTG CTAACGTCTCTGGTTATGATCAACATTGGAGTGTTTAGTCGCATTGTATACGTAAATTTTCGATCTGTTTATCAATTCGAAATGCTTCCCATCTGTTGGATTGCTACCGgcgccattttattatttgtatCGATTTTTGGTTTAATCGGTGCATTTAATGAGAGCAACATCTCGACAAATATC TTTGGTGTTTTGTTGACGATCGTCTTTGTAATTCAAATATCGAGCGCAATATATGCTTTCCAATTTATTGGTCAATCACAATGGATTGCTTCAACTACCACCGAGGGGCTGATGAATTGGCATTTGACCTACAATGATAATCCCTTAATTATGGATTGGATTCAACGGCAC TATAAATGCTGCGGCAGCGATGGACCAATTGATTGGAGTCAATATTATCCATACAAACAGGCTAGGTCATACGGCTACAGTTCTTACTATGCATCTTCAACAACAGAATCTACCCCTTTGTCCTATCGAATGCCATCGTCCTGTTGTGTTGATGAAAGtaattacaacaatttatcCTGCGACAAGTACTATCAAAACGGTTGTACCATCCATGTTCGTGAGATGATTTCCGCTACCACTATGATTGTCGGATCGGTGGCGTTAGTTATTGCAGTGTTTGAG GTGCTGGGCATAGCATTTGCATTTGCAGCCGCTAGAATCTtccgaaaaacaaaatctttggCAGAGATGCAACTTTACGATGTCATAGGCAATTCAACAGCGAACAGGGAACAAACGTCGAAAGCTGGTGAAAGTTTGGAAACGATTTGA